The following coding sequences are from one Pseudonocardia sp. HH130630-07 window:
- a CDS encoding ABC-ATPase domain-containing protein — protein sequence MPRPQHSRTGSRSGASPATVQGDGDALAARLHDLDGASYGAYKGLAGRWTFDGVELQIRAVQSDPFAPPSRLRVTVPAATAALPAELYGSATRARALGGFLVRALRTALRDTPVTVDAGGQEVLDRSAVLVSRDGDDAGAVTVALGMPMPGRGRRIAGRDAARTLTRDLPGAVLRALAWSAVDQAGARGFVETVEDSCALRDALPGRGLVAFVADGAVLPRASGVDDRPMRDPIPFASPESLRVTLPVPNRGEVTGMGIPEGVTLIVGGGYHGKSTLLRALETGVHDHVPGDGRELVVARPDAVSVRAEDERSVQRVDVRAFVGDLPSGRPTDDFSTESASGSTSQAASTIEALESGADVLLIDEDTSATNVMIRDARMRELIEAEPLVPFVDRVRPLHRDRGVSTVLVMGGSGDYLDRADTVVLLQDYAVSEVTARARGIAGVAPEDADLPFPEFRHRRFAPRSVDPETRGRRRITARGRGRLTFGGEDIDLSAVSQLADPSQTTGVGLALAHLDLDGRTLAEALDELVTDLQRDGAAAVAHGSLADFAVPRRHEVAAALNRLRTARVSGHG from the coding sequence ATGCCCCGCCCGCAGCACTCCCGCACCGGCTCCCGCAGCGGCGCGTCACCGGCGACCGTGCAGGGCGACGGCGACGCGCTCGCCGCCCGCCTGCACGATCTCGACGGTGCGAGCTACGGCGCCTACAAGGGGCTGGCCGGGCGGTGGACCTTCGACGGTGTCGAGCTGCAGATCCGTGCGGTGCAGTCGGACCCGTTCGCCCCGCCGTCGCGGCTGCGGGTGACGGTGCCGGCCGCGACGGCTGCGCTGCCCGCCGAGCTGTACGGCTCCGCGACGCGGGCCCGCGCCCTCGGCGGTTTCCTGGTGCGCGCGCTGCGGACCGCGCTGCGCGACACCCCGGTGACGGTCGACGCGGGCGGCCAGGAGGTGCTCGACCGCAGCGCCGTCCTGGTCTCCCGGGACGGGGACGACGCGGGCGCGGTGACGGTCGCGCTCGGGATGCCGATGCCCGGGCGCGGCCGCCGGATCGCCGGCCGCGACGCCGCCCGCACGCTGACCCGCGACCTCCCCGGCGCCGTGCTCCGGGCGCTGGCCTGGTCCGCGGTCGACCAGGCCGGGGCGCGCGGTTTCGTCGAGACCGTCGAGGACTCCTGCGCGCTGCGCGACGCGCTGCCCGGCCGGGGCCTGGTCGCGTTCGTCGCCGACGGTGCGGTCCTGCCCCGCGCCTCCGGTGTCGACGACCGCCCGATGCGCGACCCGATCCCGTTCGCGAGCCCGGAGTCGCTGCGCGTGACGCTGCCGGTGCCGAACCGTGGCGAGGTGACCGGGATGGGGATACCCGAGGGCGTCACGCTGATCGTCGGTGGTGGCTACCACGGCAAGTCGACCCTGCTGCGGGCGCTGGAGACCGGCGTCCACGACCACGTGCCGGGGGACGGCCGCGAACTCGTCGTCGCCCGGCCGGACGCGGTGTCGGTCCGGGCCGAGGACGAGCGCTCGGTGCAGCGGGTGGACGTGCGGGCGTTCGTCGGCGACCTGCCCTCCGGGCGGCCCACCGACGACTTCTCGACCGAGTCCGCGTCCGGGTCGACGTCGCAGGCCGCGTCGACGATCGAGGCACTGGAGTCCGGCGCGGACGTGCTGCTGATCGACGAGGACACCTCGGCCACCAACGTCATGATCCGGGACGCCCGGATGCGGGAGCTCATCGAGGCCGAGCCGCTGGTGCCGTTCGTCGACCGGGTCCGGCCGCTGCACCGTGACCGGGGGGTGTCGACGGTGCTGGTCATGGGCGGTTCGGGGGACTACCTGGACCGCGCCGACACGGTCGTGCTGCTGCAGGACTACGCCGTCTCCGAGGTGACCGCGCGGGCCCGCGGGATCGCCGGTGTCGCGCCGGAGGACGCCGACCTGCCGTTCCCGGAGTTCCGGCACCGCCGGTTCGCCCCGCGCAGCGTCGACCCGGAGACCCGCGGACGGCGCCGGATCACCGCCCGCGGGCGGGGCCGGCTGACCTTCGGTGGCGAGGACATCGACCTGTCCGCGGTCTCCCAGCTCGCCGACCCGTCGCAGACCACCGGCGTCGGGCTCGCGCTCGCCCACCTGGACCTCGACGGCCGGACCCTCGCCGAGGCGCTCGACGAGCTGGTCACCGACCTGCAGCGCGACGGCGCCGCCGCCGTCGCGCACGGGTCGCTCGCCGACTTCGCGGTGCCCCGCCGGCACGAGGTCGCCGCCGCGCTGAACCGGCTGCGGACGGCACGCGTCTCGGGGCACGGATGA
- a CDS encoding DUF4232 domain-containing protein, producing the protein MDGGQRILGRGARWAATVLACGAVLAGCGSGGSWPDASGSAPEPAPAAGAVAQMPEEPAAAAPAAPAPAQDADRCHTSELAGTAVGDPAGGAAGSSYATLELRNQSGRTCVIRGFPGVSYVGGDDGHQIGPAAAMKGDHGEPVSLAPGAVAGATLRMVNVQNYDPAACAPEPVRGLRVYPPGETDSLFVAMNGTGCSGTPAGDQLVIEAFRTR; encoded by the coding sequence ATGGATGGCGGACAGCGGATCCTGGGCCGCGGAGCGCGGTGGGCCGCGACGGTGCTGGCCTGCGGGGCGGTCCTCGCCGGTTGCGGCTCGGGCGGATCGTGGCCGGACGCCTCGGGCAGCGCGCCGGAGCCGGCCCCGGCCGCGGGCGCCGTGGCGCAGATGCCGGAGGAGCCCGCCGCGGCGGCACCGGCCGCGCCCGCTCCGGCGCAGGACGCCGACCGGTGCCACACCAGCGAGCTGGCCGGGACCGCGGTCGGCGACCCGGCCGGCGGTGCGGCGGGATCGAGCTACGCGACCCTGGAGCTGCGCAACCAGAGCGGCCGGACGTGCGTGATCCGGGGCTTCCCCGGGGTCTCCTACGTGGGCGGGGACGACGGGCACCAGATCGGCCCGGCCGCGGCGATGAAGGGCGACCACGGCGAGCCCGTCTCGCTCGCCCCCGGCGCCGTCGCCGGTGCCACCCTGCGCATGGTCAACGTGCAGAACTACGACCCGGCGGCCTGTGCCCCGGAGCCGGTCCGCGGGCTGCGGGTGTACCCGCCGGGCGAGACCGACTCGCTGTTCGTGGCGATGAACGGCACCGGCTGCTCCGGTACGCCGGCCGGTGACCAGCTCGTCATCGAGGCGTTCCGGACCCGCTGA
- a CDS encoding DUF368 domain-containing protein: protein MVETIPGVSGGTMALVVGIYERLITQAGHLVGAARTLLRPGGPGRATRAAGELRRLDWGLLLPVAAGMVLAVALASQVLPGLIEAHPVGSRAVFLGMVAASVAVPLRAVGLPRGVREWALVAVACAGTYLVSGLPPAAGDGRPAYPVVAIAAAVAICALVLPGFSGSFLLLVLGLYEPTLRAVRDLDLVYIAVFGLGAVAGLATFVSLLQWLLEHHRRTLMVIMTGVLLGALRALWPWQDDVRTALAPDPGWYMMGIPVLLGAALVGGMIVLEHRSGDRAAEPVLAPDDEPTRPLPRIGPAGR from the coding sequence GTGGTCGAGACGATCCCGGGCGTCAGCGGGGGGACGATGGCGCTGGTCGTCGGGATCTACGAACGGCTCATCACGCAGGCCGGTCATCTCGTCGGTGCCGCGCGGACCCTGTTGCGGCCGGGAGGACCCGGCCGGGCCACCCGGGCCGCCGGTGAGCTGCGCCGCCTCGACTGGGGGCTGCTGCTCCCGGTCGCCGCGGGCATGGTGCTCGCGGTCGCGCTGGCCTCGCAGGTGCTGCCCGGCCTGATCGAGGCCCATCCGGTCGGATCCCGTGCAGTCTTCCTCGGCATGGTCGCGGCCTCGGTCGCCGTCCCGCTGCGGGCGGTGGGCCTGCCCCGCGGCGTCCGGGAGTGGGCGCTCGTCGCCGTCGCGTGCGCCGGTACCTATCTCGTGAGCGGTCTGCCCCCGGCCGCCGGGGACGGGCGTCCCGCCTACCCGGTCGTGGCGATCGCCGCGGCGGTGGCGATCTGCGCGCTGGTGCTGCCCGGGTTCTCCGGCTCGTTCCTGCTGCTGGTGCTCGGGCTCTACGAGCCGACCCTGCGCGCCGTGCGGGACCTGGACCTGGTCTACATCGCCGTGTTCGGGCTCGGCGCCGTCGCCGGCCTCGCGACGTTCGTCTCGCTGCTGCAGTGGCTGCTCGAACACCACCGGCGCACCCTCATGGTGATCATGACCGGGGTGCTGCTCGGGGCGCTGCGGGCACTGTGGCCCTGGCAGGACGACGTGCGGACCGCGCTGGCGCCCGACCCGGGCTGGTACATGATGGGCATCCCGGTGCTGCTCGGCGCCGCGCTCGTGGGCGGGATGATCGTGCTGGAGCACCGGAGCGGGGACCGGGCCGCCGAGCCCGTCCTCGCACCGGACGACGAGCCGACCCGGCCGCTACCGCGGATCGGCCCGGCCGGGCGATGA
- the gcvP gene encoding aminomethyl-transferring glycine dehydrogenase — MSHPQQDRPTLAELERGLPFAERHIGPRPDELTRMLEVLGIDSLDALADRALPATIRDAQPVGGSLPDPVGEAEMLAELRELADRNTVAVPMIGLGYHGTRTPSVIRRNVLENPAWYTAYTPYQPEISQGRLEALLAFQTMVADLTGLPVAGASLLDEATAAAEAMTLLRRAGRSRSARFVVDADTLPQTLDVLRTRAEPLGIELDVADLSGGELPEGEFFGLLLSYPGASGRVADPSAMVEAAHERGALVAVAADLLSLTLLTPPGELGADAAVGSTQRFGVPLGFGGPHAGFLSVGQRHARQLPGRLVGVSRDADGNYALRLALQTREQHIRREKATSNICTAQVLLAVMAACYGVYHGPEGLRSIALRTHRMAAVLAAGLRAGGIEVAHDAFFDTVAVRVPGRADAVVSAAHDAGIALRRVSGDEIGISTSEITTAAHLRTVWAAFGISGDAAELDAATVDALPAGLARTSEYLTHPTFHDYRSETALMRWLRRLADADLALDRTMIPLGSCTMKLNAAAEMEPVTWPAFADLHPFAPEADSAGTREMIGQLETWLADLTGYAAVSLQPNAGSQGEFAGLLAIAAYHRSRGESERDVCLIPASAHGTNAASAIMAGLRVVVVGTSGHGDVDLDDLRAKITEHGDRLAALMITYPSTHGVYEADVREVCAAVHDAGGQVYVDGANLNALVGLARPGAFGGDVSHLNLHKTFCIPHGGGGPGVGPVAVAEHLAPFLPGRGEVGAVSAAPHGSPGVLPISWAYLRMMGLDGLRRATLTAVAAANYVATRLGEHYPVLYSGTDGAVAHECILDLRTITRDSGVTVDDVAKRLIDHGIHAPTMSFPVAGTLMVEPTESEDLAEIERFVRAMIAIRAEIDRVAAGEWPVEDNPLRGAPHTAASLADDKWDHPYPRELAAYPTAVAPGVHDRKVWPPVRRIDGAHGDRNLVCSCPPPEAFA, encoded by the coding sequence GTGAGCCACCCCCAGCAGGACCGTCCGACCCTCGCCGAGCTGGAGCGCGGGCTGCCGTTCGCCGAGCGCCACATCGGGCCCCGCCCGGACGAGCTGACCCGCATGCTGGAGGTGCTCGGCATCGACTCGCTCGACGCGCTGGCCGACCGCGCGCTGCCGGCGACGATCCGCGACGCGCAGCCGGTCGGCGGGTCCCTGCCGGACCCGGTGGGTGAGGCCGAGATGCTCGCCGAGCTGCGGGAGCTGGCCGACCGGAACACGGTGGCCGTCCCGATGATCGGGCTGGGCTACCACGGCACCCGCACGCCGTCGGTGATCCGGCGCAACGTCCTGGAGAACCCGGCCTGGTACACCGCGTACACGCCGTACCAGCCGGAGATCAGCCAGGGCCGGCTGGAGGCGCTGCTCGCGTTCCAGACGATGGTGGCCGATCTGACCGGGCTGCCGGTCGCGGGCGCGTCCCTGCTGGACGAGGCCACGGCGGCGGCCGAGGCGATGACCCTGCTCCGCCGGGCCGGCCGGTCGCGCAGCGCGCGGTTCGTCGTCGACGCCGACACCCTGCCGCAGACCCTCGACGTGCTGCGCACCCGGGCCGAGCCGCTCGGCATCGAACTGGACGTGGCCGACCTGTCCGGCGGTGAGCTGCCCGAGGGCGAGTTCTTCGGTCTGCTGCTGTCCTACCCGGGTGCGTCCGGGCGCGTCGCCGACCCGTCCGCCATGGTCGAGGCCGCGCACGAGCGCGGCGCGCTGGTCGCGGTGGCCGCGGACCTGCTGTCGCTCACCCTGCTCACCCCGCCCGGCGAGCTGGGTGCGGACGCCGCGGTCGGGTCGACCCAGCGCTTCGGTGTCCCGCTCGGGTTCGGTGGCCCGCACGCCGGCTTCCTGTCGGTGGGCCAGCGGCACGCCCGCCAGCTGCCCGGGCGGCTGGTCGGGGTGTCCCGCGACGCCGACGGCAACTACGCGCTCCGGCTGGCCCTGCAGACCCGCGAGCAGCACATCCGCCGGGAGAAGGCGACGTCGAACATCTGCACCGCGCAGGTGTTGCTCGCCGTGATGGCGGCCTGCTACGGGGTGTACCACGGCCCGGAGGGACTGCGGTCGATCGCCCTGCGGACCCACCGGATGGCCGCGGTGCTGGCCGCGGGTCTGCGGGCCGGTGGGATCGAGGTCGCGCACGACGCGTTCTTCGACACCGTCGCCGTCCGGGTGCCCGGCCGCGCCGACGCCGTCGTGTCGGCCGCGCACGACGCCGGGATCGCGCTGCGCCGGGTGTCCGGTGACGAGATCGGGATCTCGACCTCGGAGATCACCACCGCGGCGCACCTGCGCACCGTGTGGGCGGCCTTCGGGATCTCGGGCGACGCCGCGGAGCTCGACGCCGCGACCGTCGACGCGCTCCCGGCCGGGCTGGCCCGGACCAGCGAGTACCTGACCCACCCGACGTTCCACGACTACCGGTCGGAGACCGCGCTGATGCGCTGGCTGCGCCGGCTCGCCGACGCCGATCTCGCGCTCGACCGCACGATGATCCCGCTCGGGTCGTGCACGATGAAGCTGAACGCGGCCGCCGAGATGGAGCCGGTGACCTGGCCGGCGTTCGCCGACCTGCACCCCTTCGCGCCGGAGGCGGACAGCGCCGGGACCCGCGAGATGATCGGCCAGCTGGAGACCTGGCTGGCCGATCTCACCGGGTACGCCGCCGTCTCGCTGCAGCCGAACGCGGGGAGCCAGGGCGAGTTCGCCGGGCTGCTGGCGATCGCGGCCTACCACCGCTCGCGGGGCGAGTCCGAGCGGGACGTCTGCCTGATCCCGGCGTCCGCGCACGGCACCAACGCCGCGTCCGCGATCATGGCCGGGCTGCGGGTGGTCGTCGTCGGCACCTCGGGCCACGGGGACGTCGACCTCGACGACCTGCGGGCCAAGATCACCGAGCACGGTGACCGGCTGGCCGCCCTGATGATCACCTACCCGTCGACGCACGGGGTCTACGAGGCCGACGTCCGTGAGGTCTGCGCCGCGGTGCACGACGCGGGCGGCCAGGTCTACGTCGACGGAGCCAACCTCAACGCGCTGGTCGGCCTGGCCCGGCCCGGTGCGTTCGGCGGCGACGTCAGCCACCTGAACCTGCACAAGACGTTCTGCATCCCGCACGGTGGCGGCGGCCCCGGCGTCGGTCCGGTGGCGGTCGCCGAGCACCTCGCCCCGTTCCTGCCCGGCCGCGGCGAGGTGGGTGCGGTCTCCGCCGCGCCGCACGGGAGCCCCGGTGTGCTGCCGATCTCGTGGGCGTACCTGCGCATGATGGGACTCGACGGCCTGCGCCGCGCCACGCTGACGGCGGTCGCGGCGGCGAACTACGTCGCGACCCGGCTCGGGGAGCACTACCCGGTGCTGTACTCCGGTACCGACGGCGCCGTCGCCCACGAGTGCATCCTCGACCTGCGGACGATCACCCGGGACTCCGGCGTCACCGTCGACGACGTCGCGAAGCGGTTGATCGACCACGGCATCCACGCGCCGACGATGTCGTTCCCGGTGGCCGGCACGCTCATGGTCGAGCCGACCGAGTCCGAGGACCTCGCCGAGATCGAGCGCTTCGTCCGGGCGATGATCGCGATCCGGGCGGAGATCGACCGGGTCGCCGCGGGGGAGTGGCCGGTGGAGGACAACCCGCTGCGCGGGGCCCCGCACACCGCCGCCAGCCTGGCCGACGACAAGTGGGACCACCCCTACCCGCGTGAGCTGGCCGCCTACCCGACCGCGGTGGCACCCGGCGTGCACGACCGCAAGGTCTGGCCGCCGGTGCGCCGGATCGACGGTGCGCACGGCGACCGCAACCTCGTGTGCTCCTGCCCGCCGCCGGAGGCGTTCGCCTGA
- a CDS encoding YiaA/YiaB family inner membrane protein has translation MSNTTSPSTTPATTAAFHLQAVLSFGVSLAAVVIGVFYLPVDGWVKAFLAIAVLYSITSAFTLAKCIRDRQESLTVVNRVDQARMDKLLAEHDPFRAAA, from the coding sequence ATGTCGAACACCACCAGCCCGAGCACCACGCCCGCCACGACCGCCGCGTTCCACCTGCAGGCGGTCCTGTCCTTCGGGGTCTCGCTCGCCGCCGTCGTCATCGGGGTCTTCTACCTGCCGGTCGACGGCTGGGTGAAGGCCTTCCTCGCGATCGCCGTCCTGTACTCGATCACCTCGGCGTTCACCCTCGCCAAGTGCATCCGGGACCGTCAGGAGAGCCTGACCGTCGTCAACCGGGTCGACCAGGCGCGGATGGACAAGCTGCTCGCCGAGCACGACCCCTTCCGGGCCGCGGCGTAG
- a CDS encoding MerR family transcriptional regulator — MPPPEGPGQAELFPDPLVGEGFDGVVDSLVGFRGPTACQVVGITYRQLDYWARTGLVVPSIRGAAGSGSQRLYSFKDVLVLKVVKRLLDAGVSLQNIRIAVEHLRRRGIRDLAGVTLFSDGTTVYECTSPEEVVDLLQGGQGVFGIAVSGAMREISGVIKDFPAERADGGTVDDTPEDELARRRARRAIS; from the coding sequence ATGCCACCACCCGAGGGGCCGGGCCAGGCTGAGCTGTTTCCGGACCCGCTGGTCGGTGAGGGTTTCGACGGGGTGGTCGACAGCCTCGTCGGTTTCCGTGGTCCCACGGCGTGCCAGGTCGTCGGCATCACCTACCGGCAGCTCGACTACTGGGCCCGCACGGGACTGGTGGTCCCCTCCATCCGCGGCGCCGCCGGTTCGGGCAGCCAGCGTCTGTACTCGTTCAAGGACGTGCTGGTCCTCAAGGTCGTGAAGCGGCTGCTGGACGCGGGCGTCTCGCTGCAGAACATCCGGATCGCCGTCGAGCACCTGCGCCGGCGCGGCATCCGCGACCTCGCCGGCGTGACCCTGTTCTCCGACGGCACGACGGTCTACGAGTGCACCTCCCCTGAGGAGGTCGTCGACCTGCTGCAGGGCGGTCAGGGCGTGTTCGGGATCGCGGTCTCCGGTGCGATGCGCGAGATCAGCGGCGTGATCAAGGACTTCCCGGCGGAGCGGGCCGACGGCGGCACCGTGGACGACACCCCGGAGGACGAGCTGGCCCGTCGCCGGGCCCGGCGCGCGATCTCCTGA
- a CDS encoding bifunctional nuclease family protein — MSEMRVVGVRVELPANQPILLLRETNGDRYLPIWIGSVEATAIALEQQGVKPARPLTHDLLKDVIGALGRRLEQVRVTDLQEGTFYAELIFDGGVTVSARPSDSIALALRTGVPVHADESVLAEAGLVIPDEQEDEVEKFKEFLDSVSPEDFRGAQPG; from the coding sequence ATGAGCGAGATGCGCGTCGTGGGCGTCCGGGTCGAACTCCCGGCGAACCAGCCGATCCTGTTGCTGCGGGAGACCAACGGGGATCGCTACCTCCCGATCTGGATCGGGTCCGTGGAGGCGACGGCCATCGCCCTGGAGCAGCAGGGGGTGAAGCCGGCCCGGCCACTGACCCACGACCTGTTGAAGGACGTGATCGGGGCGCTGGGGCGGCGGCTCGAGCAGGTACGGGTGACCGACCTGCAGGAGGGCACGTTCTACGCGGAGCTGATCTTCGACGGCGGCGTGACGGTGTCCGCGCGGCCCAGCGACTCGATCGCGCTGGCGCTGCGGACCGGGGTGCCGGTGCACGCGGACGAGAGCGTCCTCGCCGAGGCCGGGCTGGTGATCCCGGACGAGCAGGAGGACGAGGTCGAGAAGTTCAAGGAGTTCCTCGACTCCGTCTCCCCGGAGGACTTCCGGGGCGCGCAGCCCGGCTGA
- the garA gene encoding glycogen accumulation regulator GarA, translated as MTTNDPRDVPPERAPETTSVFRADFLADVEQPTAEPAVSGVDGLPAGSALLVVRRGPNAGSRFLLDVPTTSAGRHPDSDIFLDDVTVSRRHAEFRRDAGEFVVVDVGSLNGTYVNREPVDTAVLANGDEVQIGKFRLVFLTGPREPGQG; from the coding sequence GTGACCACGAACGACCCGCGCGACGTGCCACCGGAGCGCGCACCGGAGACCACGTCGGTCTTCCGGGCGGACTTCCTCGCCGACGTGGAGCAGCCGACTGCCGAGCCGGCCGTCTCCGGAGTCGACGGGCTGCCCGCCGGGTCGGCGTTGCTGGTCGTCCGGCGTGGTCCGAACGCCGGCTCCCGGTTCCTGCTCGACGTGCCGACGACGAGTGCCGGCCGGCACCCGGACAGCGACATCTTCCTCGACGACGTGACGGTCTCGCGCCGGCACGCGGAGTTCCGCCGGGACGCCGGGGAGTTCGTCGTCGTCGACGTCGGCAGCCTCAACGGCACCTACGTCAACCGCGAGCCGGTCGACACGGCCGTCCTCGCGAACGGCGACGAGGTGCAGATCGGCAAGTTCCGGCTGGTCTTCCTGACCGGCCCGCGCGAACCCGGCCAGGGCTGA
- the gcvH gene encoding glycine cleavage system protein GcvH yields MSSEIPSDLTYTEAHEWVRETGDGVVRIGITDHAQSQLGDVVFVQLPTVGDTLAAGDAMGEVESTKSVSDIYAPVAGEVVAVNESLDGSPELVNSAPYADGWIVDVRLTDGTLPDGLLDAAAYRQLADGS; encoded by the coding sequence GTGAGCTCGGAGATTCCGTCGGACCTGACCTACACCGAGGCCCACGAGTGGGTGCGCGAGACGGGGGATGGGGTGGTCCGGATCGGCATCACCGACCATGCGCAGTCGCAGCTCGGTGACGTCGTGTTCGTGCAGCTCCCGACGGTCGGCGACACCCTGGCCGCCGGTGACGCGATGGGCGAGGTCGAGTCGACCAAGTCGGTCTCGGACATCTACGCCCCGGTCGCCGGTGAGGTGGTCGCCGTCAACGAGTCCCTCGACGGCAGCCCGGAGCTGGTCAACTCGGCCCCCTACGCCGACGGCTGGATCGTCGACGTCCGGCTGACCGACGGCACCCTGCCGGACGGCCTGCTCGACGCCGCGGCCTACCGGCAGCTCGCGGACGGGTCCTGA
- a CDS encoding CDP-alcohol phosphatidyltransferase family protein, with protein sequence MGGESDTSRAAAVRRGARDTVLQARDTVRDTVRDSVHDVAGPPTPGDRLWTVPNALSMLRLLGVPLFLWLMLGPEADAWAVAVLAIGGFTDWLDGKLARVLDQYSRFGAMLDPAVDRLYILAALVGLAFRDLVPWWAVGALIARDVLLAACVFVMRRRGYGPFEVVYVGKAATFVLLYAFPLLLLGDGTAPAETVVAVVAHAFVIWGVALYLWSGALYLAQFVLALRRPSPAAPGARTRFDHGGAGG encoded by the coding sequence GTGGGCGGGGAGTCGGACACCAGCAGGGCGGCCGCCGTGCGCCGGGGGGCCCGGGACACGGTGCTGCAGGCCCGGGACACGGTGCGCGACACGGTCCGGGACTCGGTGCACGACGTCGCCGGGCCGCCGACCCCGGGGGACCGGCTCTGGACGGTGCCGAACGCGCTGAGCATGCTGCGGCTGCTCGGCGTGCCGCTGTTCCTGTGGCTCATGCTGGGTCCCGAGGCCGACGCGTGGGCGGTCGCGGTGCTCGCGATCGGCGGGTTCACCGACTGGCTGGACGGCAAGCTGGCCCGGGTCCTCGACCAGTACAGCCGGTTCGGCGCGATGCTCGACCCCGCGGTCGACCGCCTCTACATCCTGGCCGCGCTCGTCGGGCTGGCGTTCCGCGATCTCGTCCCGTGGTGGGCGGTCGGTGCACTGATCGCGCGGGACGTCCTGCTCGCGGCGTGCGTGTTCGTGATGCGCCGGCGGGGCTACGGCCCGTTCGAGGTCGTCTACGTCGGCAAGGCCGCGACCTTCGTGCTGCTGTACGCGTTCCCGCTGCTCCTGCTCGGCGACGGGACGGCACCGGCGGAGACCGTGGTGGCCGTGGTCGCGCACGCGTTCGTGATCTGGGGGGTGGCGCTCTACCTCTGGTCCGGCGCCCTGTACCTCGCCCAGTTCGTGCTCGCCCTGCGCCGCCCGTCGCCGGCCGCTCCCGGCGCGCGCACCCGGTTCGATCACGGTGGGGCCGGGGGCTAG
- a CDS encoding OsmC family protein translates to MTDTDPASSASLKSIQAPLKQRYRDDPEAAVVTLAADGELGAGVACRVTTGRALAEAGLHPATGGDGTQLCSGDMLLEALVACAGVTLRAVATALEMEVTGTVRAEGDLDFRGTLGVDRDAPVGFRDIRLTFRLDAPGADEERIATLTKLTERYCVVLQTIKGSATTSVDVITAS, encoded by the coding sequence GTGACGGACACCGACCCCGCATCCTCCGCGTCCCTGAAGTCCATCCAGGCACCGCTCAAGCAGCGCTACCGCGACGACCCGGAGGCGGCCGTCGTCACCCTGGCCGCCGACGGCGAGCTGGGCGCCGGCGTGGCCTGCCGGGTGACGACCGGCCGGGCACTGGCCGAGGCCGGTCTGCACCCGGCCACCGGTGGCGACGGCACCCAGCTGTGCTCGGGGGACATGCTGCTGGAGGCGCTCGTCGCCTGCGCCGGGGTCACCCTGCGCGCGGTCGCCACCGCCCTGGAGATGGAGGTGACGGGCACCGTGCGGGCCGAGGGCGACCTCGACTTCCGCGGCACGCTGGGCGTCGACCGGGACGCGCCGGTCGGCTTCCGCGACATCCGGCTGACCTTCCGGCTGGACGCCCCGGGGGCCGACGAGGAGCGGATCGCGACGCTGACGAAGCTGACCGAGCGCTACTGCGTCGTCCTCCAGACGATCAAGGGCAGCGCGACGACGTCGGTGGACGTGATCACCGCGTCCTGA
- a CDS encoding MEDS domain-containing protein: MIRLADELSSGDHVCAIPDSAEHLGEISAGYVAHGLARGERVVYLDDDGAADALLRRLNEDGVDVAEPLRLGQFEIVPEEQTRQTFRSPLSDIHAGITGQVIRSLDDGWRGTRLTGQMHAALVPGASGTLPEYDGLLARLIRENERALTALCLFDHDHFPDDQIDIMRALHRDHLAVPGAYDDGLLRIVRIGVGKARLAGQIDHSNRPKITSLLHQQLDSVLRSPDAPADIALDMASVRFIDVASAVAFVHAAESFPVTHRLVLHRVRPRVERILERCGAAFSPQLGFADGAPGPDPSPR; the protein is encoded by the coding sequence GTGATCAGACTGGCGGACGAGCTGTCGTCCGGCGATCACGTGTGTGCGATCCCGGACAGCGCGGAACACCTCGGCGAGATCTCGGCCGGCTACGTCGCGCACGGCCTGGCCCGCGGCGAGCGGGTCGTCTACCTCGACGACGACGGCGCGGCGGACGCGTTGCTGCGCAGGCTGAACGAGGACGGCGTGGACGTCGCGGAGCCGTTGCGGCTCGGCCAGTTCGAGATCGTCCCCGAGGAGCAGACCCGGCAGACCTTCCGCAGCCCGCTCTCCGACATCCACGCCGGGATCACCGGTCAGGTCATCCGCTCCCTCGACGACGGCTGGCGGGGCACCCGGCTCACCGGTCAGATGCACGCCGCGCTGGTACCCGGCGCGTCCGGCACGCTGCCGGAGTACGACGGCCTGCTGGCCCGGTTGATCCGGGAGAACGAGCGGGCCCTCACCGCGCTGTGCCTGTTCGACCACGACCACTTCCCGGACGACCAGATCGACATCATGCGGGCGCTGCACCGCGACCATCTCGCGGTCCCCGGCGCCTACGACGACGGGCTGCTCCGGATCGTCCGGATCGGGGTCGGCAAGGCGCGGCTGGCCGGGCAGATCGACCACAGCAACCGGCCCAAGATCACGTCGCTGCTGCACCAGCAGCTGGACTCGGTCCTGCGCTCCCCCGACGCTCCCGCCGACATCGCACTCGACATGGCGTCGGTCCGGTTCATCGACGTCGCCTCCGCCGTCGCCTTCGTGCACGCCGCGGAGTCGTTCCCGGTCACCCACCGCCTCGTCCTGCACCGGGTCCGGCCCCGGGTGGAGCGGATCCTGGAACGCTGCGGTGCCGCGTTCTCCCCCCAGCTCGGTTTCGCCGACGGCGCACCCGGGCCCGACCCGTCACCCCGGTGA